In Raphanus sativus cultivar WK10039 chromosome 5, ASM80110v3, whole genome shotgun sequence, the following proteins share a genomic window:
- the LOC108832795 gene encoding transportin MOS14, translating into MEHEKAVKEALNALYHHPDDTVRVQADRWLQNFQGTLDAWQVADNLLHDSSSNLETLIFCSQTLRSKVQRDFEELPPGAFQKLRQSLTTLLKKFHKGPPKVRTQISIAVAALAVHVPAADWGDGGILSWLRDEMNMHPEYVPGFLELLTVLPEETFNYKIAARPDRRRQFENELTFQMEPALSILTACLNITELKEQVLEAFASWLRLRHGISGAVLACHPLVHAALSSLNCDPLSDASVNVISELIHHTASPSSGGISAQTPLIQVIVPEILSLKAHLRDSSKDEEDVKAIGRLFADVGDSYVELIATGSDESMVIVHALLEVTAHPEFDIASMTFNFWHSLQLTLTKRDSYISLGSEASIEAERNRRQHVFRPAYENLVSLVGFRVQYPEDYQGLSYEDLKEFKQTRYAVADVLTDAASILGGDTTLKILYMKLLEANAQIGNEFQEWRPAEAILFCIWAISNYVSVVEAEVMPRVMASLQNLPQQAQQLQTACLLVGAYSKWLNAAPASVSILPSIIGILMSGMGASEDCAAAAALAFRHICDDCRKNLCGYFEDLFKIYCMAINGGSGYKVSAEDSLNLVEALGMVVTELPLDQAKSALEKLCLLAASPLEEAAKEDLDKKHARELTVHIDRFAFLFRYVNHPEAVAAEINKHWAIFRVIFDARPWDMRTMEALCRACKYAVRTSGRYIINTIGEMLAKIQFHYQQHHQPCFLYLSSEVIKIFGSDPSCADYLKNLIETLFAHTTCLMTSIKEVTARPDIADDCFLLASRCLRYCPHLFIPSPIFSPIVDCAVIGMTVQHREACHSILTFLSDIFDLEKSVNEEQFKRIRDNVIIPRGPTITRILISSLAGALPSSRLDTVTYALLALTRTYGLQAVGWAKESVSLIPRTAVTETESAKFLQALSDAAYGADVNFLIGYAEDLSDVCRRNRTVQELVQAALKPLELNLVAPVS; encoded by the exons ATGGAGCACGAGAAGGCGGTCAAAGAAGCCCTAAACGCACTGTATCATCACCCGGACGATACAGTGCGTGTCCAAGCTGATCGTTGGCTCCAGAACTTCCAAGGAACACTCGATGCTTGGCAG GTTGCGGATAATTTACTTCATGATTCTTCCAGCAATTTGGAAACTTTGATCTTTTGTTCTCAGACCCTTAGAAGCAAG GTTCAACGAGATTTTGAAGAACTACCACCTGGGGCTTTTCAGAAGCTACGGCAATCATTAACG ACATTGTTAAAAAAGTTTCACAAAGGCCCCCCGAAAGTTAGGACCCAG ATTAGTATTGCTGTTGCTGCTTTGGCGGTGCACGTTCCTGCCGCAGATTGGGGAGATGGTGGTATACTCAGCTGGCTTAGGGATGAGATGAATATGCATCCTGAGTATGTGCCTGGTTTCTTGGAACTCTTGACTGTTTTGCCCGAG GAAACGTTTAACTACAAAATAGCTGCTCGTCCGGATCGACGACGTCAATTTGAGAATGAGCTTACCTTTCAAATGGAACCTGCACTTAGTATACTGACAGCATGCTTGAATATAACCGAACTTAAGGAACAG GTTCTTGAGGCATTTGCTTCTTGGCTCCGTCTTAGGCATGG GATTTCTGGAGCAGTGCTTGCCTGTCATCCATTGGTTCACGCGGCTCTCTCAAGTTTAAATTGCGATCCACTCTCCGATGCATCTGTCAATG TTATCTCTGAATTGATACACCACACGGCGTCGCCAAGCTCTGGTGGTATTTCTGCGCAAACACCCTTAATTCAAGTTATTGTGCCTGAAATTCTAAGTCTTAAGGCGCATCTAAGAGATTCTTCAAAG GATGAAGAAGATGTCAAAGCTATTGGTCGATTATTCGCCGATGTTGGGGATTCATATGTTGAATTGATTGCGACTG GTTCAGATGAATCAATGGTTATTGTGCATGCCCTGCTGGAAGTTACTGCGCACCCAGAATTTGATATAGCCTCAATGACCTTTAACTTTTGGCACAGTCTACAACTTACGCTGACGAAGAG GGATTCTTATATATCTTTGGGTAGTGAAGCATCTATCGAAGCCGAAAGAAATCGAAGGCAGCATGTCTTCCGCCCAGCCTATGAGAACCTTGTATCTTTG GTTGGGTTCAGAGTTCAGTATCCTGAAGATTATCAAGGCCTCTCTTATGAGGACCTTAAGGAATTCAAGCAGACAAGATATG CTGTTGCAGATGTATTAACTGACGCTGCGTCAATCCTAGGAGGTGATACGACTCTTAAGATTCTATATATGAAGCTTCTTGAG GCCAATGCTCAGATAGGAAATGAGTTTCAAGAATGGCGTCCTGCGGAAGCTATTTTGTTCTGTATCTGGGCAATATCCAATTATGTTTCAGTTGTTGAAGCTGAAGTGATGCCTCGG GTGATGGCCTCGCTTCAAAATCTTCCACAGCAAGCGCAACAGCTTCAGACAG CATGCTTACTTGTTGGGGCTTATTCAAAATGGCTTAATGCTGCGCCAGCTAGTGTTTCAATATTGCCGTCGATCATTGGAATTCTTATGAGTGGAATGGGGGCATCTGAGGATTGTGCAGCAGCTGCAGCTTTGGCTTTTAGACATATCTGTGACG ATTGTCGAAAGAATCTTTGCGGgtattttgaagatttatttaaaatctattgtATGGCAATTAATGGCGGCAGTGGTTATAAAGTATCTGCTGAGGATTCGCTAAATCTCGTAGAAGCTTTAGG TATGGTTGTTACAGAACTTCCTTTAGATCAGGCCAAGAGCGCACTTGAGAAATTATGCTTATTAGCCGCTTCTCCTTTAGAG GAAGCTGCGAAAGAAGATTTGGACAAGAAGCATGCCCGGGAGTTAACTGTTCATATTGACCGGTTTGCCTTCCTGTTCAG GTATGTGAACCACCCTGAAGCTGTTGCTGCTGAGATAAATAAACATTGGGCTATCTTCAGAGTAATTTTTGATGC TCGTCCTTGGGACATGAGGACAATGGAAGCTCTATGCAGAGCATGCAAATACGCT GTACGTACATCTGGAAGATACATAATTAACACAATTGGGGAAATGCTGGCAAAAATTCAATTCCACTATCAGCAGCATCATCAGCCATGCTTTCTCTATCTCTCCAGTGAAGTTATAAAG ATTTTTGGTTCAGACCCGTCTTGTGCTGACTACTTGAAGAATCTGATTGAAACACTCTTTGCTCACACAACATGTCTAATGACAAGTATCAAG GAAGTCACGGCTAGACCAGACATAGCTGATGATTGCTTTCTGTTGGCGTCGAGATGTCTTCGTTACTGTCCGCATTTATTTATTCCTTCTCCTATATTTTCCCCAATTGTAGATTGCGCAGTGATTGGAATGACGGTGCAGCACAG AGAGGCCTGCCACTCGATATTGACATTTTTATCCGACATTTTTGACCTCGAGAAATCTGTGAATGAAGAGCAGTTCAAACGAATCAGGGACAATGTCATTATCCCCCGGGGACCTACAATCACCAGAATCTTGATTTCCTCATTAGCAGGAGCACTTCCCAGTTCTCGTCTAGATACG GTAACATACGCGCTGCTAGCTCTAACCAGAACATACGGGTTACAAGCAGTGGGTTGGGCTAAGGAAAGCGTTAGCCTGATACCTCGAACAGCTGTGACAGAGACCGAGTCTGCCAAGTTCTTACAAGCATTATCTGATGCTGCTTATGGAGCAGATGTGAATTTTCTGATAGGATACGCAGAGGACCTTTCGGATGTTTGTCGCCGTAACCGTACTGTTCAAGAACTTGTTCAGGCAGCTTTGAAGCCTCTTGAGTTGAATCTGGTTGCTCCTGTATCATAG
- the LOC108805187 gene encoding HIPL2 protein codes for MMAKANQATTICFLHLLLLSAATSHPLCSNSKTQVNTNETLQFCGSYSGRTCCNSKDDLELQTRFNSMNISDSNCSSLLKSILCSKCDQFSGQLFGNETSPIPILCNSTPQDLCSKLWDTCQNISIASSPFSPTLLGGATSPSTSSTLTDLWKSQTEFCTAFGGPEKTNNNNTTKCFNGEPVNQGPDVKPPQGICVEKIGTGSYLNMVAHPDGSNRAFFSNQPGKIWLGTIPDQDSGEAMELDESTPFVDITDQVSFDTQFGMMGMAFHPKFAENGRFFASFNCDKVKSPGCTGRCACNSDVNCDASKLPKDDGDQPCRYQTVVAEYTANGTSSSPSTAKTGKASEVRRIFTMGLPYSSSHGGQILFGPDGYLYLMTGDGGGVSDTHNFAQNKKSLLGKILRLDVDVMPSVSEISQLGLWGNYSIPKSNPFQGNADEQGEIYALGLRNPWRCSFDSERPEYFLCADVGKDTYEEVDIITMGGNYGWRIYEGPYVFSPLSPFGENVSEVSNLTFPILGYNHSEVNKHEGSASIIGGYFYRSNTDPCSYGTYLYADLYANAMWAAIESPEGSGNFTDSQIPIKCSQDSPVKCTAAPGGADSGPALGYIYSFGQDNNKDIHLLTSSGVYRVVRPSRCNFACSKENTTASSGKQSPSGAGPPQSLPSSARNHCFSVFMSLSLLMLSVCLTVLQW; via the exons TTTCTGACTCAAACTGTTCTTCCCTTCTCAAATCCATTCTCTGTTCT AAATGTGACCAATTCTCTGGACAACTGTTTGGTAATGAAACTTCTCCAATTCCAATTCTATGCAACTCAACTCCTCAAGACTTATGCTCAAAGCTATGGGACACATGTCAGAACATCTCCATCGCCTCTTCTCCCTTTAGTCCCACTCTACTAGGAGGTGCTACTTCCCCTTCAACCTCTTCAACCTTAACCGATCTTTGGAAATCCCAAACCGAGTTCTGTACCGCCTTTGGTGGACCAGAaaaaaccaacaacaacaatacaACCAAATGCTTCAACGGTGAACCGGTTAACCAAGGCCCTGATGTAAAGCCACCTCAAGGGATATGTGTTGAGAAGATAGGAACCGGGTCTTACCTCAACATGGTAGCTCATCCTGATGGTTCAAACCGAGCCTTCTTCTCTAACCAACCTGGTAAGATCTGGTTAGGTACAATACCGGATCAAGACTCAGGCGAAGCAATGGAACTCGACGAGTCAACTCCTTTCGTTGACATAACCGATCAAGTCAGTTTCGATACACAGTTTGGTATGATGGGGATGGCGTTTCATCCTAAGTTCGCAGAGAACGGGAGGTTCTTCGCGTCTTTCAACTGTGATAAAGTCAAGTCTCCTGGATGCACTGGTCGCTGTGCTTGTAACTCTGATGTAAACTGTGATGCTTCTAAGCTTCCTAAAGACGATGGTGACCAGCCTTGCCGTTATCAGACCGTTGTGGCTGAGTATACAGCGAACGGTACTTCTTCAAGCCCTTCAACG GCAAAGACTGGTAAGGCGTCTGAAGTGAGGAGGATTTTCACTATGGGACTTCCTTATTCGTCGTCTCACGGTGGTCAGATTCTCTTTGGACCTGATGGGTATTTGTATCTAATGACTGGTGATGGTGGAGGAGTTTCAGATACTCACAACTTTGCACAGAACAAGAAGTCTTTGCTTGGCAAAATCTTGAGGCTTGATGTTGATGTTATGCCAA GCGTGTCTGAAATCTCTCAGCTTGGTTTATGGGGAAACTACTCTATCCCAAAGAGCAACCCTTTCCAAGGCAATGCAGATGAACAAGGTGAGATTTATGCTTTAGGGCTTCGAAACCCGTGGCGTTGCAGCTTTGATTCTGAGAGACCAGAGTACTTCTTGTGTGCTGATGTCGGAAAG GATACATATGAAGAAGTTGATATCATAACAATGGGTGGAAACTATGGCTGGAGAATCTACGAAGGACCTTACGTTTTCTCTCCTTTGTCGCCTTTCGGAGAGAATGTTTCTGAGGTCTCTAACCTAACTTTCCCTATTCTTGGTTACAACCACTCTGAAGTTAACAAACATGAAGGATCTGCTTCCATCATTGGAGGTTACTTCTATCGTTCCAACACTGATCCTTGCTCTTATGGCAC GTACTTGTATGCAGATCTTTACGCAAACGCGATGTGGGCAGCGATAGAGTCACCAGAAGGTAGCGGTAACTTCACTGACTCTCAAATACCGATTAAATGCAGCCAAGATTCACCGGTGAAGTGCACGGCGGCACCAGGAGGAGCTGACTCAGGACCTGCACTTGGTTACATCTACTCTTTTGGACAAGACAATAACAAGGACATACACTTGCTCACAAGCTCGGGTGTGTACAGAGTTGTTCGTCCTAGCCGTTGTAACTTTGCTTGCTCCAAGGAAAATACTACTGCCTCTAGTGGAAAACAGAGCCCTAGCGGTGCTGGGCCTCCTCAGTCTCTACCTTCTTCTGCAAGAAATCACTGTTTCTCTGTATTTATGTCGTTGTCGTTGTTGATGTTGTCTGTGTGTTTAACTGTCTTACAATGGTGA
- the LOC130512901 gene encoding hydroxyproline O-galactosyltransferase GALT6, whose amino-acid sequence MRKPKVPSSKLDAFVSLTKQRSVQILTAVAFLYMLLITFQIPFVFRTGFSTLSQDPLTRPEKHNSQRELQERLPPSRPRKSLLFQESEPPAAMIPGLRRRKSRILSTLKFDPETFNPSVELHKSAKVAWEVGRKLWEELESGKTLKSLKKKTEEENGSCPLSVSLTGSDLSNRGGLMELPCGLTLGSHITVVGKPRAAHSEKDPKISLLKEGEVSQFKLELQGLKAVDGEEPPRILHLNPRLKGDWSGRPVIEQNTCYRMQWGSAQRCEGWRSRDDEETVDGQVKCEKWVRDDSSIASKEETSSKKADTWWLSRLVGRSKRVTVEWPFPFTVDKLFVLTLSAGLEGFHVSVDGKHVSSFPYRTGFTLEDATGLTINGDIDVHSVFAGSLPTSHPSFSPQRYLELSSNWQAPSLPDGRVDMFIGILSAGNHFAERMAVRKSWMQHKLVKSSKVVARFFVALHSRKEVNVELKKEAEFFGDIVIVPYMDSYDLVVLKTVAICEYGAHQLAAKYIMKCDDDTFVQVDAVLNEAKRTSADRSLYIGNINYYHKPLRQGKWAVTYEEWPEEDYPPYANGPGYILSNDISRFIVKEFEKHKLRMFKMEDVSVGMWVEQFNNGTKPVDYIHSLKFCQFGCIENHLTAHYQSPRQMICLWDKLVLTGKPQCCNMR is encoded by the exons ATGAGGAAGCCGAAGGTACCTTCTTCGAAACTGGACGCCTTCGTCTCTCTCACGAAGCAGAGATCGGTTCAGATACTGACGGCGGTTGCCTTTCTCTACATGCTCCTCATCACTTTCCAAATCCCTTTCGTCTTCAGAACCGGTTTCAGCACCTTGTCCCAGGACCCGTTAACCCGACCCGAGAAGCACAACAGCCAGCGCGAGCTGCAGGAGAGGCTACCCCCGAGCCGTCCTCGCAAGAGCTTGCTTTTCCAGGAATCCGAACCACCCGCGGCGATGATTCCGGGTTTAAGGAGGAGGAAAAGTCGGATCCTTTCCACCTTGAAGTTCGACCCGGAAACGTTTAACCCCTCCGTGGAGCTCCACAAATCCGCCAAGGTGGCTTGGGAAGTTGGTCGGAAGCTGTGGGAAGAGCTTGAGTCTGGGAAAACCTTAAAGTccttgaagaagaagactgaGGAGGAGAATGGGTCATGCCCTCTCTCGGTTTCCTTAACCGGGTCTGATCTTTCGAACCGTGGGGGTCTCATGGAGCTTCCCTGCGGGTTAACTCTCGGATCACACATCACAGTGGTTGGGAAGCCGAGAGCTGCTCACTCGGAGAAGGACCCGAAGATATCGTTGCTAAAGGAAGGAGAGGTTTCGCAGTTTAAGCTCGAGCTTCAGGGCTTGAAAGCGGTGGACGGGGAAGAGCCGCCTCGGATACTCCACTTGAACCCGAGGCTCAAGGGTGATTGGAGTGGTAGGCCTGTGATTGAGCAGAACACTTGTTATAGGATGCAGTGGGGGTCTGCACAAAGATGTGAAGGGTGGAGATCTAGAGACGATGAAGAAACTG TTGATGGTCAGGTGAAGTGCGAGAAATGGGTTCGTGATGATAGTAGCATTGCATCTAAAGAAGAGACTAGTAGCAAGAAGGCGGATACATGGTGGCTTAGTAGATTAGTAGGACGGAGCAAGAGAGTAACCGTTGAATGGCCGTTTCCATTCACGGTTGATAAGCTTTTTGTGCTTACACTTAGTGCTGGATTAGAAGGTTTTCATGTTAGTGTCGATGGGAAGCACGTCTCTTCCTTCCCTTACCGAACT GGATTTACGCTTGAGGATGCTACTGGGTTAACCATCAACGGGGACATAGATGTTCACTCGGTTTTCGCTGGCTCTCTCCCGACCTCGCACCCTAGTTTCTCTCCTCAGAGGTATCTCGAGCTCTCTAGCAATTGGCAAGCCCCGTCGCTTCCTGATGGCCGAGTCGATATGTTCATTGGCATCCTTTCCGCTGGTAACCATTTCGCTGAGAGGATGGCGGTGAGGAAGTCGTGGATGCAACATAAGCTAGTTAAATCTTCTAAAGTGGTGGCTCGCTTCTTTGTTGCGCTG CACTCGAGGAAGGAAGTGAATGTGGAGCTAAAGAAGGAAGCTGAGTTCTTTGGGGACATTGTTATAGTCCCTTACATGGATAGCTATGACCTTGTTGTCCTCAAAACCGTTGCTATCTGCGAGTATGGG gCTCATCAGCTTGCTGCAAAGTACATAATGAAGTGTGATGACGATACATTTGTACAAGTAGATGCGGTTCTTAATGAAGCTAAGAGAACATCTGCAGATAGGAGTCTATACATTGGCAACATCAATTATTATCACAAACCGCTCCGTCAGGGTAAATGGGCTGTTACATATGAG GAATGGCCAGAGGAAGACTATCCACCTTATGCTAATGGACCGGGATACATCTTGTCAAACGATATCTCTCGCTTCATTGTAAAAGAGTTTGAGAAACATAAACTAAGG ATGTTCAAAATGGAAGATGTGAGTGTGGGAATGTGGGTAGAACAATTCAACAACGGGACCAAACCGGTGGACTACATTCACAGCCTCAAGTTTTGTCAGTTTGGTTGCATAGAGAATCACTTGACGGCACATTACCAGTCGCCGAGACAGATGATTTGTTTGTGGGATAAGTTGGTTTTGACAGGAAAACCTCAGTGCTGCAACATGAGATGA
- the LOC130512902 gene encoding LOW QUALITY PROTEIN: TORTIFOLIA1-like protein 3 (The sequence of the model RefSeq protein was modified relative to this genomic sequence to represent the inferred CDS: inserted 1 base in 1 codon), which translates to MAKQNSKQNMSVLLTKLGDRDTFTMAARELDSMARQIDPTNLHPFISVVLSADAGDKPAVRRHCIHLLAVLSVSLPPNSLSPFLPRILSRLARRLRDADSSIRSACVAAVSAMASRTTKPPFSEAFAKPLXEALFSEQEVGAQVGAALCLAAAIDAAEDPDPARLGEALLPRVEKLVRCKAFKAKSAGVVVIGSVIGAGGAAAARSSGGGGLRGLVDCLVGFLSSEDWAARKAAAEALGKLATVERNGLGEFKAKSLKIFETKRYDKVKAVREVMSQMIEAWRQVPDLSEEVSPPRSSNASSKGDASDGRHPLSGSRVASTQGKPRTTPPGSSLATTTARKRTSIKSSSDQKKSSSVPARGKSNVRRRLDWKAGGEPLEEEYHHDHNENTKEVSQSNHEKMQKLGSVASSVSGGLTLSAATVVATVGHHHVLSENQNSGNNCKGFEDMSLIRSQLVQIEQQQSNLMDLLQRFVGSSQDGMRALETRVHGLELAMDEISYDLAVSNGRMSNGSSRNNCCLIPPGSFIRSKFWKKSDQQYSASRLATHKRNMIAQTMGMQDSRQRFNGAAGAGFIVNPLAETRPVHGSAGIPHN; encoded by the exons ATGGCGAAGCAAAACTCGAAGCAGAACATGTCGGTGCTGCTAACAAAGCTCGGAGACAGAGACACCTTCACAATGGCGGCTCGAGAGCTCGACTCGATGGCGAGACAGATCGATCCCACGAATCTCCATCCTTTCATCTCCGTCGTGCTCTCCGCCGACGCGGGAGACAAACCGGCGGTACGCAGGCATTGCATCCACCTGCTCGCCGTCTTATCCGTCTCCCTCCCTCCCAACTCCCTCTCTCCTTTCCTCCCCAGGATCCTCTCCCGCCTCGCCCGCCGCCTCCGCGACGCGGACTCTTCAATCCGCTCGGCTTGCGTCGCGGCGGTGTCGGCGATGGCTTCCCGGACGACGAAGCCTCCTTTCTCGGAGGCCTTCGCGAAGCCGC GGGAGGCGCTTTTCTCGGAGCAGGAGGTCGGAGCGCAGGTCGGAGCGGCGCTGTGTCTGGCGGCGGCGATCGACGCGGCGGAGGATCCGGATCCGGCGAGGCTGGGGGAGGCTCTGCTCCCCAGGGTGGAGAAGCTGGTGAGGTGTAAGGCCTTCAAGGCGAAGTCGGCGGGAGTGGTTGTGATCGGGAGCGTGATCGGTGCCGGCGGAGCGGCGGCGGCGAGGTCTTCCGGTGGAGGAGGGTTGAGAGGGCTGGTGGATTGTTTGGTTGGTTTCTTGAGTAGTGAGGATTGGGCGGCGAGGAAAGCGGCAGCTGAAGCTTTGGGGAAGTTAGCGACGGTGGAGAGGAATGGCTTGGGGGAGTTTAAAGCTAAGTCTTTGAAGATCTTTGAAACCAAGAGATACGACaag GTGAAAGCTGTGAGAGAGGTGATGAGTCAGATGATTGAGGCGTGGAGACAAGTACCGGATTTATCAGAGGAGGTTTCTCCACCCAGAAGTTCTAATGCTTCTTCTAaag GTGATGCAAGTGATGGACGGCACCCTTTATCAGGCTCTAGAGTTGCATCAACACAAGGTAAACCAAGAACGACTCCACCTGGGAGCTCACTAGCCACCACTACGGCTAGGAAACGGACTAGCATAAAGAGCAGCAGTGATCAGAAGAAATCAAGTTCAGTACCAGCGCGTGGTAAATCGAACGTGAGGAGAAGATTGGACTGGAAAGCTGGAGGAGAGCCTCTTGAAGAAGAGTATCATCATGACCATAATGAGAACACGAAGGAAGTGAGTCAGTCTAATCATGAGAAGATGCAGAAGCTAGGAAGTGTTGCTAGTTCTGTTTCTGGCGGTCTCACACTATCCGCTGCTACTGTGGTGGCTACAGTAGGACATCATCATGTCTTGTCTGAAAACCAGAATAGTGGTAATAACTGCAAAGGGTTTGAAGATATGTCTCTGATCCGTAGTCAGCTTGTTCAGATTGAACAACAGCAATCCAATCTAATGGATCTCCTTCAG AGATTTGTGGGAAGCTCACAAGATGGAATGCGTGCTCTGGAAACTAGAGTTCACGGCCTAGAACTTGCGATGGATGAGATATCTTACGACTTGGCAGTTTCGAATGGGAGGATGAGTAACGGTTCAAGCAGAAACAACTGTTGTCTCATTCCTCCTGGGAGTTTCATTAGATCCAAATTCTGGAAGAAATCAGATCAGCAGTATTCAGCATCGAGGCTGGCTACTCATAAGAGGAACATGATTGCACAAACCATGGGGATGCAAGACTCGAGGCAGCGGTTCAATGGTGCTGCGGGTGCGGGGTTTATAGTCAACCCATTAGCTGAAACTCGACCAGTTCATGGATCTGCAG GTATTCCTCACAattaa
- the LOC108863011 gene encoding calmodulin-binding protein 60 A: protein MSSHKREFEAGKARMEGGSTPEDKRRRFKSVVQEVMRLQTVKHFLEPVLEPLIRKVVKEEVELALAKHLTGIKWICEKEILHPLESKNLQLKFLNNLSLPVFTSARIEGDEGQAIRIGLIDPSTGQIVSSGPASSAKLEICVVEGDFECHHSGWSAEDFRNNIVKEREGKKPLLSGNVFAVLSDGVGVMDEVSLTDNSSWTRSRKFRLGVRMVDQFEFVKVREAITESFVVRDHRGELYRKHHPPSLFDEVWRLEKIGKDGAFHKRLNYSHINTVKDFLTHFHLNSPKLRQILGTGMSSKMWEITLDHARSCVLDNSVHVYQPHGFQKETAVVFNVVAQVLGLLVDFQYVPAEKLSEIEKAQAEEMVIAALSHINEVISYDDESSMMRNFLNVQSSCQTSVGIDYSGLSLTSFDGYGFAPNLHSTAEGGSSGHVDMDVTPQGLYDEFNLWNCSQILGLDEPQSDLQSALEGFMSEKNVVVVGKAHSRRWTKLFSVSKWLSVFKNVTVRKNQK, encoded by the exons ATGTCGTCGCACAAGAGGGAGTTTGAAGCAGGGAAAGCTCGGATGGAAGGTGGCTCTACCCCTGAGGATAAGCGTCGTAGGTTCAAAAG TGTGGTTCAGGAGGTAATGAGATTGCAAACTGTCAAACATTTCCTTGAACCCGTTCTCGAGCCCTTAATCCGTAAAGTG GTAAAAGAAGAAGTTGAATTGGCTCTTGCAAAGCATCTAACAGGCATCAAGTG GATTTGTGAGAAAGAGATCCTCCATCCTCTGGAATCAAAGAACCTACAGTTGAAGTTCTTGAACAATCTATCCCTTCCTGTGTTTACCTCAGCTCGGATAGAAGGAGATGAAGGCCAAGCTATAAGAATTGGACTAATCGATCCTTCGACCGGCCAAATCGTCTCCTCAGGTCCTGCATCATCTGCAAAGCTCGAGATTTGTGTTGTCGAGGGTGACTTTGAGTGTCATCACAGCGGTTGGTCAGCTGAGGATTTCAGGAACAACATTgtaaaagagagagaaggaaaaaagCCTCTGCTGAGTGGGAATGTGTTTGCGGTTCTTAGTGATGGCGTCGGTGTTATGGATGAAGTTTCGCTTACCGATAACTCTAGCTGGACCAGGAGCAGGAAGTTCAGACTAGGGGTACGTATGGTGGATCAGTTTGAGTTTGTCAAGGTTAGAGAGGCGATCACTGAGTCCTTTGTTGTAAGGGATCACCGTGGAGAAT tgtatagAAAGCATCATCCTCCTTCTCTGTTCGATGAAGTGTGGAGATTGGAGAAGATAGGGAAAGATGGAGCATTTCACAAACGACTTAACTATTCACATATAAACACTGTCAAAGATTTTCTTACACATTTTCATTTAAACTCTCCGAAACTCCGGCAA ATTCTTGGTACTGGTATGTCTTCAAAGATGTGGGAGATTACTTTGGACCATGCTAGATCTTGTGTTCTTGATAATAGCGTCCACGTGTACCAACCTCATGGCTTTCAGAAGGAAACTGCTGTTGTCTTCAATGTAGTGGCTCAGGTGCTTGGACTGCTCGTGGATTTTCAGTATGTTCCTGCTGAGAAGTTATCTGAGATTGAAAAG GCTCAAGCAGAGGAGATGGTAATTGCTGCGTTGAGTCATATAAACGAAGTAATCTCTTATGATGATGAGTCTTCCATGATGAGGAACTTTCTCAACGTCCAGTCTTCTTGTCAAACCAGCGTTGGGATTGATTACTCCGGTTTGAGTCTGACCAGCTTTGACGGTTATGGTTTTGCGCCAAACCTTCACAGCACAGCAGAAGGTGGTAGTAGTGGCCATGTTGACATGGACGTTACTCCACAGGGTTTATACGACGAGTTCAATCTCTGGAACTGCTCTCAGATTCTTGGCTTGGATGAACCGCAGTCCGATTTGCAGAGTGCGCTTGAGGGGTTCATGTCGGAGAAGAATGTTGTGGTCGTCGGTAAGGCGCACAGCAGAAGATGGACAAAGCTTTTTAGTGTGTCCAAGTGGCTCTCTGTGTTCAAGAATGTTACAGTTAGGAAAAATCAGAAGTGA